In Anaerobacillus isosaccharinicus, one genomic interval encodes:
- a CDS encoding XTP/dITP diphosphatase — protein sequence MKELLIATKNKGKVREFEVLFAQFGYQVKSLLDLDESIDVEENGVTFRENAVKKAETIAKIFNIPTLADDSGLIVDALDGRPGVFSARYAGEGKDDNANLEKVLEELEDVSESKRGARFHCSLALAIPGEETIIVDGTCEGIITKEPRGEEGFGYDPIMYIPSLGKTMAQLTKQEKNKISHRANALNKLQERLASSV from the coding sequence TTGAAAGAATTATTAATTGCGACAAAAAATAAAGGGAAAGTACGCGAATTTGAAGTGCTCTTTGCTCAATTTGGCTACCAGGTCAAGTCTTTATTAGACTTAGATGAGTCAATAGATGTAGAAGAGAACGGAGTTACATTTCGAGAAAACGCCGTAAAAAAAGCAGAAACTATTGCCAAAATATTTAATATTCCAACGTTAGCGGACGATTCTGGTTTAATTGTAGATGCTCTTGATGGTCGACCAGGTGTTTTTTCTGCCCGCTATGCAGGTGAAGGAAAAGATGACAATGCTAACCTGGAAAAAGTTTTAGAAGAGTTAGAAGATGTTAGTGAATCTAAACGAGGAGCTCGTTTTCATTGTTCGTTAGCATTAGCGATACCAGGAGAAGAAACGATTATTGTTGATGGTACATGCGAAGGGATTATTACAAAAGAACCTAGAGGTGAAGAGGGATTTGGCTATGATCCTATCATGTACATTCCTTCTCTAGGAAAAACGATGGCACAGCTTACAAAACAAGAGAAAAACAAGATAAGCCATCGAGCAAATGCACTAAATAAGTTACAAGAAAGACTAGCGAGTTCAGTATAA
- a CDS encoding short-chain fatty acid transporter, protein MNKLTSFTNRIMQRYLPDPFLFVIILTLVVFGLGIILTNSSPKDMVVYWGDGFWNLLAFAMQMVLILVTGYVLASSPFFKNVLVNLAKLAKTPGMAIILVTVVSLIASWINWGFGLVIGALFAKELARQVAKVDYRLLIASAYSGFIVWHGGLAGSIPLTIATPGHFSEDLIGIIPTSDTIFSTFNLFIVAVLFITLPILNRLMMNNKEAVYVDKKLLVEDDNPSQEERKEVVTPATRMENSMVLSFVTGALGLAYILYYVTQNGFSLNLNIVNFIFLFLGILFHKTPRKFLASVSNAVKNAGGIIIQFPFYAGIMGMMVASGLAGLMSEWFVAISTETTFPVFAFISAGIVNFFVPSGGGQWAVQAPIMLAAGNDLGVSAAKTAMAVAWGDAWTNMIQPFWALPALAIAGLKAKDIMGFCIIVLFISGIIISLGFLFF, encoded by the coding sequence ATGAACAAGCTTACATCATTTACAAATAGAATAATGCAAAGATATTTACCAGACCCTTTTCTTTTTGTCATAATCCTAACACTTGTTGTATTTGGCTTAGGCATAATTCTAACAAATAGTTCGCCTAAGGATATGGTTGTTTATTGGGGAGATGGCTTTTGGAATTTGTTAGCCTTTGCCATGCAAATGGTTTTAATTTTAGTTACTGGCTATGTATTAGCTAGTAGCCCATTTTTTAAGAATGTCTTAGTTAATTTAGCAAAATTAGCAAAAACACCAGGAATGGCAATCATTCTAGTTACAGTAGTTAGCTTAATTGCTAGTTGGATTAATTGGGGTTTTGGTTTAGTCATTGGTGCTCTCTTTGCAAAAGAATTGGCAAGGCAAGTAGCCAAAGTAGATTATCGCCTATTAATTGCTAGTGCTTATTCAGGTTTTATTGTATGGCACGGTGGATTAGCAGGGTCTATTCCTCTAACAATAGCCACGCCTGGTCATTTTTCCGAAGATTTGATAGGAATTATCCCTACAAGTGATACGATTTTCTCAACTTTTAACTTATTTATTGTTGCTGTCTTATTTATAACACTACCAATCTTAAATCGATTAATGATGAATAATAAAGAGGCAGTTTACGTTGATAAGAAACTACTTGTAGAAGACGATAACCCAAGTCAAGAAGAACGAAAAGAAGTTGTTACGCCAGCCACACGAATGGAAAATAGTATGGTACTCTCATTCGTAACTGGAGCTTTAGGTTTAGCGTATATCCTTTATTATGTAACTCAAAATGGATTTAGTCTAAACTTGAATATTGTTAATTTTATCTTTTTATTTCTAGGTATTCTCTTTCATAAGACGCCACGCAAGTTTTTAGCTTCTGTTTCAAATGCAGTGAAGAATGCTGGTGGAATTATTATTCAGTTTCCTTTTTATGCAGGAATTATGGGAATGATGGTAGCTTCTGGATTAGCAGGATTAATGTCAGAGTGGTTTGTCGCCATTTCTACTGAAACTACTTTCCCTGTTTTCGCCTTTATAAGTGCAGGTATAGTGAACTTCTTTGTGCCTTCTGGTGGAGGACAATGGGCTGTTCAAGCACCAATCATGCTTGCTGCTGGAAACGATTTAGGGGTGTCTGCTGCAAAGACAGCAATGGCTGTAGCATGGGGAGATGCATGGACTAATATGATCCAACCTTTCTGGGCCTTACCAGCCTTAGCAATTGCAGGATTAAAAGCAAAGGATATTATGGGCTTTTGTATTATTGTCTTGTTTATAAGTGGAATTATTATTAGTTTAGGATTTCTTTTCTTTTAA
- a CDS encoding succinate dehydrogenase cytochrome b558 subunit — protein MAGNREFFFRKLHSLLGVIPVGLFIIVHLGVNYFATYGPDSYNQATHFMESLPFRYVLEIFVIFLPILFHAIYGLYIAFQAKHNTSTYSYFRNWMFRLQRWTGVFTVIFIAWHVWETRIAAALGAEVNFAMMANIVANPYILAFYIVGIVATTFHFANGLWSFFVSWGITITPRSQLISSYVTLGVFVALTFVGVRAILAFI, from the coding sequence ATGGCCGGTAATCGAGAATTTTTCTTTCGTAAATTGCACTCTTTATTAGGTGTTATACCAGTAGGACTTTTTATTATTGTTCACTTGGGAGTAAACTATTTTGCAACATATGGTCCAGATAGCTACAATCAAGCAACTCACTTTATGGAGAGTTTGCCTTTTCGTTATGTTTTAGAAATTTTTGTAATCTTTTTACCAATTTTATTTCATGCGATTTATGGACTTTATATTGCTTTTCAAGCGAAGCATAACACTAGTACATACAGTTATTTCCGAAATTGGATGTTCAGACTACAACGCTGGACAGGTGTATTTACAGTGATTTTTATAGCTTGGCATGTATGGGAAACTAGAATTGCTGCAGCTCTTGGTGCAGAAGTTAACTTTGCTATGATGGCAAACATTGTTGCAAATCCTTACATTTTAGCTTTCTATATTGTTGGTATAGTTGCTACAACATTCCACTTTGCAAATGGACTATGGTCGTTTTTCGTAAGTTGGGGAATCACTATTACTCCTCGATCACAACTAATATCGTCATATGTAACACTAGGAGTTTTTGTTGCGTTGACGTTTGTTGGTGTTCGTGCAATCTTAGCATTTATCTAG
- the sdhA gene encoding succinate dehydrogenase flavoprotein subunit: MSKGKIVIVGGGLAGLMATIKAAEAGVAVDLFSVVPVKRSHSVCAQGGINGAVNTKGEGDSPAEHFDDSVYGGDFLANQPPVKAMCEAAPGIIHLMDRMGVMFNRTPEGLLDFRRFGGTQHSRTAFAGATTGQQLLYALDEQVRRHEVRGLVKKYEGWEFLSAIIDDEQVCRGIVAQHLATSEVLHFKADAVIIATGGPGIIFGKSTNSMINTGFAAAKLYEQGVYYANGEFIQIHPTAIPGDDKLRLMSESARGEGGRVWTYKDGKPWYFLEEKYPAYGNLVPRDIATREIFDVCVNQKLGINGENMVYLDLSHKDPKELDIKLGGIMEIYEKFMGDDPRKLPMKIFPGVHYSMGGVWVDYNQMTNIPGLFAAGEVDYSQHGANRLGANSLLSAIYGGMVAGPKAVQYISGLEKSADDLSSSIFDSYVKEEETKFNSILKMDGKENAYQLHKELGEWMTDNVTVVRENKRLLQTDEKITELMERYKNININDTASWSNQGVAFTRQLEGMLNLARVITLGAYNRNESRGAHYKPEFPERNDEEWLKTTKAKFNAKTNAPEFEYEEVDVSLIKPRKRDYTTKKKVSE; encoded by the coding sequence ATGAGTAAAGGAAAAATTGTAATAGTTGGTGGTGGCCTAGCAGGTTTAATGGCTACTATAAAGGCAGCGGAAGCAGGAGTTGCTGTTGATTTATTTTCAGTAGTACCAGTAAAACGATCTCATTCTGTTTGTGCCCAAGGTGGTATTAACGGAGCTGTAAATACAAAAGGTGAGGGAGACTCGCCTGCAGAACATTTTGACGATTCAGTTTATGGTGGAGACTTTCTAGCAAACCAACCACCGGTAAAAGCGATGTGTGAAGCAGCACCAGGAATTATTCATTTAATGGACCGTATGGGAGTAATGTTTAACCGTACACCAGAAGGATTACTAGATTTCCGCCGTTTTGGTGGAACTCAACACTCACGTACAGCTTTCGCTGGTGCAACAACGGGTCAACAACTTCTATATGCGTTAGATGAGCAAGTTCGTCGTCATGAGGTTAGAGGCTTAGTTAAGAAATATGAAGGTTGGGAGTTTTTATCAGCAATTATCGATGATGAACAAGTTTGTCGTGGAATTGTAGCCCAACACTTAGCTACGTCAGAAGTATTACACTTTAAAGCTGATGCAGTAATCATAGCAACAGGTGGACCTGGAATCATCTTCGGTAAATCTACTAACTCTATGATCAATACAGGGTTTGCAGCTGCTAAACTATATGAACAAGGTGTCTATTATGCAAACGGTGAGTTTATTCAAATTCATCCAACAGCCATTCCAGGGGATGACAAGCTTCGTCTTATGAGTGAGTCTGCTCGTGGAGAAGGTGGACGTGTTTGGACTTATAAAGATGGTAAGCCATGGTACTTCCTAGAAGAAAAATATCCAGCATACGGAAATCTTGTACCTCGTGATATTGCTACAAGAGAAATCTTTGATGTCTGCGTTAACCAAAAGTTAGGTATTAATGGTGAGAACATGGTTTATCTTGACCTTTCACATAAAGATCCAAAAGAATTAGACATCAAACTTGGTGGAATTATGGAAATTTATGAAAAATTTATGGGTGATGATCCACGTAAGTTACCAATGAAGATTTTCCCTGGTGTTCACTATTCTATGGGTGGAGTATGGGTAGATTATAACCAAATGACAAATATTCCAGGTTTATTCGCTGCTGGTGAGGTTGATTACTCACAACATGGAGCGAACCGTTTAGGTGCTAACTCGCTTCTTTCTGCTATTTACGGTGGAATGGTTGCAGGACCAAAGGCTGTTCAATATATTAGTGGCCTAGAAAAATCTGCGGATGATCTATCATCATCAATTTTTGATAGTTATGTAAAAGAAGAGGAAACAAAGTTTAATTCGATCCTAAAAATGGATGGAAAAGAAAATGCGTACCAACTTCATAAAGAACTTGGCGAATGGATGACGGACAATGTAACTGTAGTTCGTGAAAATAAACGTCTTTTACAAACAGATGAGAAGATTACTGAGCTTATGGAACGTTATAAAAATATTAATATCAATGATACAGCGAGTTGGAGTAACCAAGGGGTTGCCTTTACACGTCAGCTAGAAGGAATGTTAAATTTAGCTCGTGTCATTACTCTAGGTGCATACAACCGTAACGAAAGCCGTGGTGCTCATTACAAACCAGAATTCCCTGAGCGTAATGATGAAGAATGGTTAAAGACAACGAAGGCGAAGTTCAATGCCAAGACGAATGCTCCTGAGTTTGAGTATGAGGAAGTTGACGTTTCGCTAATTAAACCACGTAAACGTGACTACACCACTAAAAAGAAAGTGAGTGAATAA
- the rph gene encoding ribonuclease PH produces MRVDGRQLNELRPVHIETEYIKHPEGSVLITIGDTKVICTASIEERVPPFMRNQGKGWITAEYSMLPRATEQRNIRESSKGKVTGRTMEIQRLIGRSLRSVVDLDKIGERTIWIDCDVIQADGGTRTASITGAFVALVLAVEKYMSGGKLDKFPIKDYLAAVSVGVDSNLGEILDLNYIEDSSANVDMNVIMTGNGQFVELQGTGEEATFSREQLNQLLDLAQEGINELFLAQRNAIGSFADKIGELPKMEG; encoded by the coding sequence ATGCGAGTTGATGGACGTCAATTAAACGAATTGAGGCCAGTACATATAGAAACGGAATATATTAAACACCCAGAGGGGTCTGTCTTAATTACAATTGGTGATACGAAAGTAATTTGTACAGCTAGTATTGAAGAGCGTGTCCCGCCTTTTATGCGCAATCAAGGAAAAGGATGGATTACCGCAGAATACTCGATGCTACCAAGAGCAACTGAACAAAGAAATATTCGTGAATCTTCTAAGGGGAAAGTAACTGGTCGAACAATGGAAATTCAACGCTTAATAGGTAGATCTCTTAGATCAGTTGTTGATCTAGACAAAATCGGTGAGCGAACGATTTGGATCGATTGCGACGTCATTCAAGCTGATGGTGGAACGAGAACCGCTTCAATAACTGGGGCCTTTGTAGCGTTAGTACTAGCTGTGGAAAAATATATGAGTGGTGGAAAGCTAGATAAGTTTCCAATAAAAGATTATTTAGCAGCCGTTTCTGTTGGTGTTGATTCAAATTTAGGTGAAATCCTTGATTTAAATTATATCGAAGATTCAAGTGCTAATGTTGATATGAACGTCATAATGACAGGCAATGGACAATTTGTCGAACTACAAGGAACCGGAGAAGAAGCAACCTTCTCAAGAGAGCAACTTAACCAATTACTAGATCTTGCCCAAGAAGGTATTAACGAGCTTTTCCTTGCCCAAAGAAACGCAATTGGCTCTTTCGCTGATAAGATCGGTGAACTTCCAAAAATGGAAGGATAG
- a CDS encoding MarR family winged helix-turn-helix transcriptional regulator: MKEHLNKEIEQVAHIEKSIRMIADIVKQKGREILTQFPITPPQFVALQWLHEFGDMTIGELSSKMYLACSTTTDLVDRMEKNELVERVKDTNDRRVVRIHLLEKGATIIQEVIKKRQEYLSDVLKHLSIEEVNVLEQNLSHLCEEMKRD, from the coding sequence ATGAAAGAGCATTTAAACAAAGAGATAGAGCAGGTAGCGCATATTGAAAAATCAATAAGAATGATTGCTGATATAGTAAAACAAAAAGGCAGGGAAATTTTGACACAGTTCCCAATCACTCCACCCCAGTTTGTCGCCTTGCAATGGCTCCATGAATTTGGTGATATGACGATTGGGGAATTATCTTCAAAAATGTATTTAGCGTGTAGTACAACTACGGATCTAGTAGACCGTATGGAAAAAAATGAACTTGTAGAACGTGTGAAAGACACGAATGACCGTCGTGTAGTTCGCATTCATCTTCTTGAAAAAGGGGCTACAATTATTCAAGAAGTAATAAAAAAGCGCCAAGAATATTTAAGTGATGTTCTAAAACACTTATCGATTGAAGAAGTTAACGTTCTCGAACAAAATTTAAGTCACTTATGCGAAGAAATGAAAAGAGATTAA
- the sdhB gene encoding succinate dehydrogenase iron-sulfur subunit, with protein sequence MSQKTIRFVITRQADTSSTPYKEEFEIPYRENMNVISALMEIRRNPINSSGSQTTPINWDMSCLEEVCGACSMVINGKPRQSCTALIDQLEQPIRLEPMRTFPVVRDLLVDRTRMFESLKKVKAWIPIDGTYDLGPGPRMAESKRQWAYELSKCMTCGVCLEACPNVNSKSPFIGPAPLSQVRLFNSHPTGEMNKAERLETIMGEGGLTNCGNSQNCVQACPKGIPLTTSIAALNRETTIQSIKNFFGSDNNI encoded by the coding sequence ATGAGCCAAAAAACCATTCGATTTGTAATCACTCGACAAGCGGATACAAGTTCTACTCCATACAAAGAGGAATTTGAAATACCGTATCGTGAGAATATGAACGTGATTTCGGCTCTTATGGAAATTCGTCGAAATCCTATTAATTCTTCAGGAAGTCAAACGACCCCTATAAATTGGGATATGAGCTGTCTAGAAGAAGTATGTGGTGCCTGTTCGATGGTCATTAATGGAAAGCCTCGTCAATCATGTACAGCATTAATTGATCAGTTAGAACAGCCAATTCGTTTAGAGCCAATGCGTACATTCCCTGTCGTTCGTGATTTACTAGTAGACAGAACTAGAATGTTCGAATCATTAAAGAAAGTTAAAGCTTGGATCCCTATTGACGGTACTTATGATTTAGGTCCTGGTCCTAGAATGGCAGAAAGTAAGCGCCAATGGGCTTATGAACTTTCAAAGTGTATGACTTGTGGCGTTTGTTTAGAAGCCTGTCCAAATGTGAACAGTAAATCTCCATTTATTGGGCCAGCACCACTTTCACAAGTACGTCTCTTTAATTCACATCCAACAGGGGAAATGAACAAAGCAGAGCGTTTAGAGACAATTATGGGAGAAGGCGGTTTAACGAACTGTGGTAACTCACAAAACTGTGTTCAGGCTTGTCCTAAAGGTATTCCATTAACAACGTCAATTGCGGCTCTTAACCGTGAAACGACAATTCAATCAATTAAAAACTTCTTTGGAAGTGACAACAACATTTAA
- the racE gene encoding glutamate racemase produces the protein MNRAIGVIDSGIGGLTVVKEMLRQLPKEEILYIGDTARCPYGPRPQHEVRQYTWEMINYLLDREIKMLVIACNTATAVVLEEARNKLNIPVVGVIHPGAISALKVTKNDHVGVIGTLGTIQSDAYHKTLLSINNKIKVESIACPLFVPLVEQGIFDGPKAYEVVSQSLEPLKDTAIDTLILGCTHYPLLSSVIQRVMGENIEIISSGDETAREVSALLYHKQLLYTGNRQPNHTFFTSGEEVRFKNFAKGWLETNIPLVTTISLT, from the coding sequence TTGAATAGAGCGATTGGTGTAATTGACTCTGGAATTGGAGGCTTAACCGTTGTAAAAGAAATGTTACGACAGCTTCCAAAAGAAGAAATTTTATATATTGGTGATACTGCGCGATGTCCATATGGTCCTAGACCCCAACATGAGGTACGGCAGTATACGTGGGAAATGATTAATTATTTACTAGATAGAGAGATAAAAATGCTTGTGATTGCGTGTAACACTGCTACGGCTGTTGTGCTTGAGGAAGCGAGAAATAAATTGAATATCCCGGTTGTTGGAGTCATTCACCCTGGAGCGATATCTGCTTTAAAGGTAACAAAAAATGACCATGTTGGGGTTATTGGAACTTTAGGTACGATACAAAGTGATGCATACCATAAGACGTTACTAAGTATTAATAATAAAATCAAAGTGGAAAGTATAGCATGCCCTCTTTTTGTCCCGCTAGTAGAACAGGGTATTTTTGATGGGCCAAAAGCATATGAGGTAGTTTCACAAAGTTTAGAACCACTGAAAGATACAGCTATCGATACGTTAATTCTTGGATGTACACACTATCCACTGCTTAGTAGTGTTATTCAACGAGTTATGGGTGAGAACATAGAAATTATCTCATCAGGTGATGAAACGGCAAGGGAAGTAAGTGCATTACTTTATCATAAACAATTACTTTACACTGGAAATCGACAACCTAATCATACATTTTTTACGTCTGGTGAAGAAGTGCGTTTTAAAAACTTCGCCAAAGGCTGGTTAGAAACGAATATTCCATTAGTCACAACGATATCACTTACTTAA
- a CDS encoding GerMN domain-containing protein has protein sequence MRKSYRAGVPMLIALSIIVSGCSLGSEKTMNETDPPPVSYVDESVSFDSTVEETSKEMVSEMTMRELYLIDQNGLVAPQALQLPKSEGVARQALEYLVQDGPVSELLPNGFQAVLPAGTEIFGVNIKDGVAIADFSEQFKDYRPEDELKILQSITWTLTQFESVETVKIRINGYDQEVMPVNGTPIGEGFSRANGINMETNNMVDVSNSKGVTLYFLSQNGENVYYVPVTRRVNSNEDQLKAVVSQLLAGPSNFSNLLTDFRHGVQLIEEPRYANGVVTVNFNEALLNHIEGTAISEEVLNLLVLSLTEQAGVEKVAIEVNGDNKILMATGEFLSEPVARPLKVNSGKY, from the coding sequence ATGCGAAAAAGTTACAGAGCAGGAGTACCAATGCTGATTGCTCTATCAATTATTGTATCCGGTTGTAGTTTAGGTTCAGAAAAAACAATGAATGAAACTGATCCACCACCAGTTAGTTATGTTGACGAGAGTGTTTCCTTTGATAGCACTGTGGAGGAAACTAGTAAAGAAATGGTGTCTGAAATGACGATGCGAGAACTTTACCTTATTGACCAAAATGGGCTAGTAGCCCCACAAGCACTTCAATTACCAAAATCTGAAGGTGTGGCAAGGCAAGCGTTAGAGTATTTGGTTCAAGATGGTCCAGTATCGGAATTATTACCTAACGGATTTCAAGCAGTTTTACCCGCAGGAACAGAGATTTTTGGTGTGAATATTAAAGATGGTGTCGCAATTGCCGATTTTTCAGAGCAATTTAAAGACTACCGTCCAGAAGATGAGTTAAAAATCCTTCAGTCAATTACATGGACGTTAACTCAGTTTGAAAGTGTTGAAACAGTGAAAATTCGTATAAATGGATATGATCAAGAAGTGATGCCGGTTAATGGTACACCAATTGGTGAAGGCTTCTCCCGTGCAAACGGAATTAATATGGAGACAAATAACATGGTCGATGTTTCAAATAGTAAAGGCGTAACGCTATATTTCCTATCTCAAAATGGAGAAAATGTCTACTATGTTCCAGTTACGAGAAGAGTTAATAGTAACGAAGACCAGTTAAAAGCAGTTGTTTCTCAGCTTTTAGCAGGACCATCTAATTTTTCCAACTTACTAACTGACTTCAGGCATGGTGTTCAGTTAATTGAAGAACCGCGATATGCCAATGGAGTTGTGACAGTAAATTTTAATGAAGCATTGCTTAATCACATAGAAGGAACAGCTATTAGCGAAGAAGTGTTAAATCTATTAGTGTTATCTTTAACAGAACAAGCGGGTGTTGAAAAAGTTGCGATCGAAGTAAATGGAGATAATAAAATTCTAATGGCCACTGGAGAGTTTTTATCAGAACCAGTTGCTAGACCTCTTAAAGTTAATTCAGGGAAATATTAA
- a CDS encoding acyl-CoA thioesterase produces MKNISYIEDFDTWVSSFTYSFPVKVRFSETDLFGHLNNTKVFVYFEEGRIEFFKEIGIMQQWLANSGDGIPVTSDLQCDYLRQIFFDERLSVFVKIHTIGRTSVDLHYMIKNELDEICITGRGRMVQVHKKTGKPFEWDEKMMNNLKSSVSSVNI; encoded by the coding sequence ATGAAAAACATCTCTTATATTGAGGACTTTGATACTTGGGTCAGTAGTTTTACTTATTCATTTCCAGTGAAAGTTCGCTTTTCTGAAACAGACCTCTTTGGTCATTTAAATAATACAAAGGTTTTCGTGTATTTTGAGGAAGGGCGAATTGAATTTTTTAAAGAAATTGGGATTATGCAACAATGGTTAGCAAATAGTGGCGATGGAATACCTGTAACTTCAGATTTGCAATGTGATTATTTACGTCAAATTTTTTTCGATGAGAGATTAAGTGTTTTTGTTAAAATTCATACAATTGGTAGAACATCTGTTGATTTACACTATATGATAAAAAACGAACTGGACGAAATTTGTATAACCGGTCGAGGTAGAATGGTTCAAGTTCATAAAAAAACGGGAAAGCCGTTTGAATGGGATGAAAAAATGATGAATAATCTAAAATCTTCTGTTAGTTCGGTAAATATTTAA
- a CDS encoding helix-turn-helix domain-containing protein, protein MKDHEFRPKPLLTKREQEVFDLLVQDKTTKEIAQELFISEKTVRNHISNTMQKLGVKGRSQAVIELVRLGYLKI, encoded by the coding sequence TTGAAAGACCACGAATTCCGTCCTAAACCACTACTCACGAAACGTGAGCAAGAAGTATTTGATCTACTAGTTCAAGATAAGACTACAAAAGAAATCGCGCAAGAGCTATTCATAAGTGAGAAAACTGTTCGTAATCACATTTCAAACACAATGCAAAAGCTGGGAGTAAAGGGGCGCTCTCAAGCAGTCATTGAATTGGTGCGATTAGGATATTTAAAGATTTAG
- a CDS encoding metallophosphoesterase family protein, producing the protein MKVLIISDSHGLQEELFQVFQRHEQEVEIIIHCGDSELPKRSFSAYENLLIVKGNCDYDPEFKDEIQTTISGLNIFLVHGHMHNVKTSAVRLSYQAEELGANLVCFGHTHVAVTFQENGVLYVNPGSFRMPRKRFERSYAIVEYEGKTATVMYYDHLGNEISDLKSSFILV; encoded by the coding sequence ATGAAGGTTTTAATTATTAGCGATAGTCATGGCCTACAAGAAGAACTTTTTCAAGTTTTTCAAAGGCATGAACAAGAAGTAGAAATTATTATCCATTGTGGAGATTCTGAACTACCTAAGAGATCATTTTCGGCTTATGAAAATCTTCTCATTGTTAAGGGAAACTGTGATTATGATCCTGAATTTAAAGATGAAATTCAGACAACTATTTCAGGGTTAAACATTTTCCTAGTTCATGGTCATATGCATAATGTTAAGACATCGGCAGTGAGGCTTTCATATCAAGCAGAAGAATTAGGTGCGAATCTCGTTTGTTTTGGTCATACGCATGTAGCTGTGACGTTTCAAGAAAATGGTGTACTCTATGTTAATCCAGGGAGTTTTCGTATGCCAAGAAAACGTTTTGAACGCAGTTATGCTATTGTGGAGTATGAAGGTAAGACAGCGACAGTTATGTATTATGACCATTTAGGTAATGAGATTTCGGACTTGAAAAGCAGCTTTATTTTAGTGTAG